The DNA region AGCCGCATCTCCTGAATCGGGTTGCCAAACACGACCCGCAGGGCAACCTTGCTGCTTCCTTGCGTTCCCTGTTCTGCAAAGTTCGGGGCAATTGTCCGTAGAAACTCACTTAATCGATCGGTTGTCCACTCGATCGCCAAATACTTCAAGCTACCAGCAAGCTGAACTGCAATTTTAGCAGCATCAATAATCAATCCAGTCGGAACAACCAGAAAGGGTTGGGTAATCTCAGCATTGCTTAAGTCGATTGGATCAGTGACAACAATCGGATTACCACTATCATCAACTGGACCAATCGTGTCGATCGTCACATAGTTTTCACCTGATCCAACTTCAAGATAAGGACGGCTAGTATCGACCTCATAGCGAGCAGAACCATTGGTTTGCACAAATCTTCGCATTGGCTGCAGCAGAGTAGGGCTGAAACGCACTGCTGTAATATTTGCCACGATCAACTCCTGGTTGGGGGTAGCCCGATCCTGGCTATTGTTAGCCGAATTGGCATCACCCCTTCGGGTGCTTACCTCTTTCAAGGAGGTTTGTGTAGATTTTTATATCAGTTGGTTAAACATGCGAATTTGGGTAGTGCATCAAAGGATGGTGGGTTAGATAAACTAGAGAGAGACATCTACTCTCAAGCTGGGTCTATGGAATGCCGTCTCTGTGGTCATCCCACTACACACAAACACGGTAAAGCTCCCAACGGCACTCAACGCTATTTCTGCCCGCACTGCCAGCAAAAGTTTAACGAACGGTTTGACACCTTGTACTACCATCGCCAAGTCACGCCCGAACAGATTCGGCAGGTTTTACAAGCACATAGCGAAGGTAGCAGCCTGAAGGGAGTTAGCCGCATCACGGGACTTGCGTATAACACGGTTGTTAGTATTGTTCGTGCCGCTAGTCAGCAAGCACAATTGGTTCATAACGCTCAAGTTCAAGCAGTGCAAACCCAGGAAGTGAGTACTGATGAACTATGGTGTTTTGTTGTAAAAAACAGAAGCAGTGCCTCCTAGATGAGTTAGAGGTTAGAGACTGTTGGATTGGAATGAGTCTGACGGATTCAAGTGGACTGATTTTGGCAGCACGTGTGGGAAAATATACGGATGAATTGATTGACGAACTAGTCGTTAGTAGCGAGGGAAAGACTGCCTGTAAACGCTGGAATAGTGATGATTGGGGAGGTTACAAACGAGTACTACCACCAGAGATTCTCCACCACATTGGCAAAGACAAAACACAATGCTTAGAGAGGACCAATGGCATTGTTAGACAACAAACGGGACGTTGGTACCGCAGACAGAACAAGTTTGGCAAGGTGTGGGAGCAAACCACGGTAACGACGCGGATAGTCGTGACTTACTTCAACTGGATTTGGCAGCATAGCCGATTGAAGACGACCGCCACTCAACGAGCAGGATTAACGCTACAGCCCTGGACTTGGCATGATCTCATTACCTATCGCACTATTATTTAACGCACTACCGTCAATTCAAGCAAGAATGGAAAAACCGTCGTCCCCAGAAATCTAAACAGGTGACAGGAGAGGAACCCATAAGATCAGAATTCTCAAATGCTTGGTGTCAAGGGAGGTTGAAACCATGACAACAGCTCAAACAATTCTGTCAGATCACGAAATTTTAGCCATTTTGCAGCAACGTATTCATCAAGAGAAACAGAATGTTGGTATTGTCGTAGGAGTCATTGATGAGAGTGGTAACCGTATCGTTGCACAGGGCAAGCGAGATCAGACAAATTCCTACCCGGTGGATGGAAATACCCTGTTTAAAATTGGCTCCATTACCAAAGTATTTACAACGCTAGTGCTGGCAAACCTGGTGGAGCAAGGTGCTCTCGACCTAGGCGATCGCATCTCTACACTGCTGCCTGATGCTGTGAAAGCACCCACTCGTAAGGGTCAAGAAATTTCCTTATTGCATTTAGCAACGCATACCTCCGGGTTGCCCTGTTTACCCGGTAACTTTGCCCCAGCAGATATGAGTAATCCCTATGTCGATTACTCCGTCGAACAGTTGTATGCGTTTTTATCTAGCTATCAATTGCCACGAGATATTGGCAGTCAGTACGAATATTCAAATCTAGGCACAGGTTTGCTGGGGCATCTTCTATGCCTTAAAACAGGCATGAATTACGAAACCCTCATTAAAACCCAGATTACTCAACCGCTGCAAATGCATGATACGGGCATTCAACTGACGGTTGAGCAACAGGCTCGCTTTGCAACTGGACATAACACCCTGGCTCAGCCCGTGCCTTATTGGGATTTGCCAACCCTGGCAGGAGCATTGCGATCGACCGCAAACGATTTACTCAAGTTCTTGGCAGCAAATTTGCAACTGGTATCTTCCTCGTTAAATGCAATCTTTCAGAAAACCCATGGGGTTCAGGCGCAAACGGGAATACCCGGAATGGCGATCGCGCTGGGCTGGCATGTTTTGAATCACCATGAGACAGAAATCATCTTCCATGACGGGGACACCGGTGGATTTCGCAGCTTTTTAGGCTTTGTGAAACAGAAGCGATTCGGGGTTGTGGTGCTATCGAATTCAGAGAATGATGTCAATGATATTGGCTTGCATCTGTTAGAACCCCGTTATCCCCTGGCTGAACATCATCCACCTAAAAAACGTCAGGCAATCCCTGTTGATCCCAACCTGTTTGATGCGTATGTAGGATGCTATGAACTCGCTCCAGACTTTATTCTCGCCGTTACCAAAGAACACGACCGACTCTACGCTCAAGCCACGGGGCAATCTCAGGTTGAGTTATTTGCAGAAACAGAGACTCAATTTTTTATTACCGAAGTCGATGCTCAAATTACCTTCATTCGAGATCCGCAAGGTCCTGTGGAGCACTTGATTCTGCATCAGGCAGGACAAGAAATCACAGCCCCAAAATTGAATCGTGATACAGAGTTGTAAGTGGAGGAAAAAGCGTTGAGTGAAGCCACTACAAAGGAGGGTGCCACTGTTCTGGGCACTGGTTTTCTAAAGGGTCATTGGTAGGATAGGTACAGTGCATGAATTTCAGCTGATGAGATGTCCCCATTGCCAGAGCGAACAAACCGTGAAAAACGGCAGAGTAAAGCTGCAAGACCAAAGTGTTCAACAACGATACTTATGCCAAGCTTGCGCTAAACGCTTCAATGAGCGGACGAATACTCCTATAGCTAGACTGAGAACCCCGGCACTGGTGGTTTCAGCGGCGATCAATGTGCGCACAGAAGGATTAGGATTGAGGGCCACGGGACGCTCCTTT from Trichocoleus sp. FACHB-46 includes:
- a CDS encoding IS1 family transposase (programmed frameshift) is translated as MECRLCGHPTTHKHGKAPNGTQRYFCPHCQQKFNERFDTLYYHRQVTPEQIRQVLQAHSEGSSLKGVSRITGLAYNTVVSIVRAASQQAQLVHNAQVQAVQTQEVSTDELWCFVKKQKQCLLDELEVRDCWIGMSLTDSSGLILAARVGKYTDELIDELVVSSEGKTACKRWNSDDWGGYKRVLPPEILHHIGKDKTQCLERTNGIVRQQTGRWYRRQNKFGKVWEQTTVTTRIVVTYFNWIWQHSRLKTTATQRAGLTLQPWTWHDLITYRTII
- a CDS encoding serine hydrolase, whose translation is MTTAQTILSDHEILAILQQRIHQEKQNVGIVVGVIDESGNRIVAQGKRDQTNSYPVDGNTLFKIGSITKVFTTLVLANLVEQGALDLGDRISTLLPDAVKAPTRKGQEISLLHLATHTSGLPCLPGNFAPADMSNPYVDYSVEQLYAFLSSYQLPRDIGSQYEYSNLGTGLLGHLLCLKTGMNYETLIKTQITQPLQMHDTGIQLTVEQQARFATGHNTLAQPVPYWDLPTLAGALRSTANDLLKFLAANLQLVSSSLNAIFQKTHGVQAQTGIPGMAIALGWHVLNHHETEIIFHDGDTGGFRSFLGFVKQKRFGVVVLSNSENDVNDIGLHLLEPRYPLAEHHPPKKRQAIPVDPNLFDAYVGCYELAPDFILAVTKEHDRLYAQATGQSQVELFAETETQFFITEVDAQITFIRDPQGPVEHLILHQAGQEITAPKLNRDTEL